Genomic window (Deltaproteobacteria bacterium):
GACGTTCGATTTCCCAATTCCGCTGGCAGTAGACGCAGATTTGCGGGCAGGTGTTGAAGGGTTTGAGAATGACGATGGACGGGTAGCGGCGCGTGATCAGATCGATGGGCGAGGTGTCGGCCTCGCGCATGAAGTCCAGGGCCTCGGCCTTGTCGCCGGCGTGCTTGGCCATGCCGTCCACATACGACATGGGTGGAATGACCTGGGCGCGGATGGTCCGGTCCATGCCGCTTTTGGGGTCGTCGTCCATGAGCGAGGCGTAATAGGGCGTGATGCCGAAGGGTTGCCGGGTTTCCAGGGCCTTGCGCACGGCCGCCAGTTCATGGTCGTCGACACGGACCAGACGGGCCAGATCCTCGGCCGTGGTGATGATGTGGCGGGCCTGCCAATGCCAATTGGCCCAGTCCTCGTCCGTGCCTCCGAGAACGTCGAGGATCTGCCGACGCCGGGCGGCGCGTCTGGCCACGCTGTCGGGGCGCAGTCCGTCCACGAAGCGGGCCATGCGGTTTTCGACATCCGTCCAGATTTGGTCCAATTCCAGGGACCGGCGCCGGGCGGCTTCCCGACCGGTGACGTCGCCGAACCCGGTGGCGTCCGGGCGGGCGGTGAGTGGCGAACCGCTTAGCCCTTGGAAAAGATGGTTGAGCTCCGCGAAAAAGCCGGGTCCAAGATCCGGGCGGGGACGTTTTCTGGCGAGATCCCACAGGACCTGGACCACGCTGAACCCGGCCCGGTCGTCCGAGTACCTGGCCAGGATGCTGCGCAAGACGCGGGCGCAATCGCGGACAATGGTCGATTCGAAGGCGGAGATGTCCTGGTCGCCCTCGCACAGGCCGGCGTACTGCATGGCGGTCACGGCCTCGTACAGGCCGCGCCTGCAACTTTCCAGGTCGGGCAGGGCGCGCAGCGAGGCCAGCAGGGCGCTATTATTTTCAAGGAATTCCTTTTTTTGCGGGAAGGTGTTCGCGGGGGTGGACATGGGAGGCCTCCTTTTTGATATGTGACCAGCCGTGGCCCGGTGTTTGATCCGCGTCGGGGAGGGCGGTCGGGCCCCAGACATGGTTGGTCGGTGGTGCGAAAAGAATGCGCCGGGCACGGCCTGGAAAATTCCGCGTGGGTTTTTGAAAATGTGGACGTTCACGGAAAAGGCGGGGCGCGGATGGAATGATTTGTTCCGCGTTTACATGCCCGATGTGCATGCGGCACCCGTCAAGAGCCCTGGGGCGCAAAAATGTCGGCGCGGTTTTTTGATGATGCCCGATGCCAATACCGCGTTTTGACGAAAATGAAAAGGCGGGACTTTTTTTGCGTGGTCGATCACGATGTGTCACGAAGGTTTGGCGGGTTCGAGGCGTCGGCGCGATCAGGGCCGTGGGCGTCGAGGCTGTCTGGACATAAGGAGGTTTTGGAACATGGACGTGCATCAGGATCGTCTGGCCATCGAAGTTCGGGGGCTGGCCAAGAGTTTTGACGGGGTCCGGGCCGTGG
Coding sequences:
- a CDS encoding KamA family radical SAM protein, encoding MSGARPPSPTRIKHRATAGHISKRRPPMSTPANTFPQKKEFLENNSALLASLRALPDLESCRRGLYEAVTAMQYAGLCEGDQDISAFESTIVRDCARVLRSILARYSDDRAGFSVVQVLWDLARKRPRPDLGPGFFAELNHLFQGLSGSPLTARPDATGFGDVTGREAARRRSLELDQIWTDVENRMARFVDGLRPDSVARRAARRRQILDVLGGTDEDWANWHWQARHIITTAEDLARLVRVDDHELAAVRKALETRQPFGITPYYASLMDDDPKSGMDRTIRAQVIPPMSYVDGMAKHAGDKAEALDFMREADTSPIDLITRRYPSIVILKPFNTCPQICVYCQRNWEIERPMAPGAMAPRSVVDRALDWIAEHPAISEVLVTGGDPFAMSDRALRRILERLAGIGHVEMIRVGTRMPVTMPMRVTPELAGMLGSFREPGRRDVCVVTHIEHVSEVTPDMVQGVERLKRHGLSVYNQMVYTFFVSRRFEAAALRRLLRRCGIDPYYTFAPKGKEETAAYRVPIARILQEQKEEARLLPGTRRTDAAVFNVPGLGKNHLLASQHRDIVSILPDGSRVYEFHPWEKNIVERESYLGQDVPILEYLKRLHALGESPDDYSTIWYYF